CAAAAGAAGAAAACTTTGGAAAGGAAGTTTGGTGAGTCCAATGGCTTAGAGGAAAATACATGTCttgtgtactttgatgataATATAATTGGTGACAGCCTATTAATCTCTAAATGAAACTCTAGTTTTTGTGGTTACAAATTAGTTTTCCTTTTATAACTAAACGAATCATGAACTCCTAAAATCTTAATTCAAAGCTCACTACATGCTCACACATGGCTTATTTTCCCCTatcaatatttttcattaattgtTACGtgataaacctttttttttatcttaaatacATTTAtcattaaccaaaaaaacaccTACTAGTATcataaaaatcattaaattaaatatgataGCTTCCGAATTACATTTAAATGAATACTACtaagtttttaaataaatttcagtacaattttattgtggttaataTTTGTCTGGGAAAATAAACGAAAGTTGTTTGGCTATATTACTGGTCGATcttgaaaaacaatttgatgatcgaattttattttctcttagtctcttacAATAATTTAATTGAATTGTGAGCTGACACATCATTAAACCTTTCAGCCACAAAACTTCACTTACTAAATTTGGCATATGAATTACAGCAAACCCATCACAATTAATTGGCCAAAAGCAAAGGCTATTACAACTTCCaatctattttctttctttctttccatctttttttaaaaaaaaaatatcttattataaaatgtaaaatctaattcatatacatgaaaataaaaaaagtgtggatcaaataaaatacatttaagaAAGGGTCATCTACGTATGGTTGAAAAATGTGTTGAACGAGTTCAATTTAAGAAAAGACCTTCACTGgctttgaaattaaatattgactagtataaatatatatagggaGGGTTGGGAATAGTCGTTATTCAACATATATTAAGATATGTGTCATGTTTCTGTCAAGCTTTGCTTTGATTTAATATTGTACTTTCTTCCTTCTCGCTTTCTACGATTTATGTGGACGTGAACTAATCACGCCGAGATttcattactttttaatttaataattaagtaATATAATCTTAGGCAAGTTATTATTTTAAGCTTTGTAAtcaaatattacatattttcattaatttttattgtatacatatgttttcacatatatttatTCTACTACCATGGTCACAAGCCACTACAACCCTATAAAAGAAAACAGTTGTTGATCAATCTTGACAGAAATAAAAACACACATGCATATATACaaacagaagaaaaataaaaagaactgatcagaagaaagaaaaaatgacgAAGACAGGGAGATCAGGGAAAGACAGAATAACAtctcaaaaagaagaagaagaaggaacagTAAGGAAAGGGCCATGGACTATGGAAGAAGATTTGATCCTCTTTAATTACATATTTAATCATGGTGAAGGTCTTTGGAACTCTGTCGCCAAAGCCTCTGGTAAaccaaaaacatatacatacTTTATTTTCCTTACAATAtgaaatttatgttttgtttttaaaaagtttgtaAAATGATTAGAAGTAGGTTGATATAATTGCGAAAAATGAAATACACACCCACGTGTTGTTTAATTGGTTATGTTCTGatgataaattatatatcatgtATGTGTATAATAATTAAGGTCTAAAACGTACGGGAAAAAGTTGCCGGCTCCGGTGGCTGAACTATCTCAGGCCAGATGTGCGGCGAGGGAACATAACAGCAGAAGAACAGCTTTTGATCATTCAACTTCAGGCTAAGCTTGGAAACAGGTATAGTTAGTTGTATGTTACATGACATGCGTACGTAAGTAATTAATTAGTTTGATTAGAAAACTTACGGGTCTTAAATGAATATAGGTGGTCGAAGATTGCGAAACATCTACCGGGGAGAACGGACAACGAGATAAAGAATTTCTGGAGGACAAAGATTCAGAGACACATGAAATTGTCGTCGTCGGAAACTATGAATACTCGTCACTGCTTGGGAAGTTCACAGAGCTCGGTGATGACAACAACGGACCAAGGCAGCTCCAGCAAAGCCTTCCATATGGCTGAGAGTTTAAAATCCACAGAGACGGTGACAACATCATATAATGTGATGGAACAGTCTAACGACAGTTACTGGAGCGTTGAAGATCTATGACCCGTCCAGTTGTTTAATGATGACCACCACCAATTGCTTTAATTATATTACAAATATAATGGAATTTAAATGAATGATTATGATGAATTTGCCAAGTTCTTTGGTTTAGACAAAAAAATCACTACACATTATTAGCAAGTTAAGACAAAAATAGTAGGTCCTTCTAGTTGATTACGAGACTCATCAAGAGCTCAAACTAGAACCTGACTGATCTTAAACCAAAcagaagaaaatatatataggaaACTGGAatactaatttatttaaatcatGAATTTGGATGTTTTGTGCACAAAAGCACATGATCTGTATAAGATCAAAGAAGAGTTCACcattttggagataagaaaataaaatcaattagtATAATTCTACAAAAGTAATATCAGTTACATccttatttactttttatactGATGTCGTAGCCATGCAACTCTCTCTAGTGAACTGAACTGAGCTTCAAAGTCCAAAATAGGGATTAGATATTTATCTGCACTAAAAGTCGATTACACGTGTCACGTTGTAAGCAAAAAGGAAAGGTGGACACTTCCACGAGAAAGCGGGACCCATGTGAATCCACGTGGATCACTTGTTCCTTACCCCCTCTTGTTCATCTGCCGCCTCGTTTTCTGCTCACAGTGTCGAAGTTCCATCGTAGCTCCTCCGTCCACATTCTCTGATCAATCGATCATGGCGCTTCTTCAACAAATCTCCGGTTTCGGAGCTCTCGAACGATCTTCTCCGTCGCTTTTGATCGGATCCGGGAACGGGAACGGCCGCGTATACGGCGGGAGAGGAAAGGTCGGGTTCAGCAGGCGAAAACTCGTTCTCAAGGTTGTTGCGATGTCGTCTTCGTCTACGTTCAAGATGAATCTGAATGAGTATATGGTCACGCTCGAGAAGCCCCTCGGGATTCGATTCGCGTTGTCAGCAGATGGCAAGATCTTCGTCCACGCCATCAAAAAAGGGGTAACTCAATTTTGAATAAtgactctctccctctctcactCTCTGCATTGTTATGAAGagtgaaattgagtttttgtGTAGAGTAATGCGGAGAAGGCGAGGATCATCATGGTTGGAGATACTCTTAAGAAGGCTAGCGACTCTTCTTCGGGTGGTTCTCTTGTCGAAATCAATGATTTTGGTGATACCGAGTAAGAGCTTTAACGCCCTGTGGCTTCTGAATGCTTTATGAAGTTTGTTAGTACTTATTCGAGTTTTTTTAGGAAGATGCTGGTAGAGAGAAGTGGATCCTTCAGCCTTGTTCTTGAAAGACCGTTCTCCCCGTTTCCTATTCAGTACCTTGTTCACCTGAGCGACCTTGATTTGCTCTATAACAGAGGACGCGTCTCCTTTGTTACTTGGAACCAGAATCTTTTATCATCCAATCTCAGAGCAGCATCCCAGGGAAGTGGCAACTCTGGCTATGCTGCTTTTTCCTCCAAATTCTTCACTCCCCATGGATGGAAACTTTTGACCAAAAATAGCAATTCCTTTCAATCAGGAGGGACGCACAAGAACATTCTTTCTCCACCTATCAGTCCAATTGTCTGCGTCTTTTCAGAACAAGACTCTGGTGATGGGGAGTGGGGTTATGGTAATTTCCCTCTAGAGGAATACATCAAAGCCCTTGACCGATCCAAAGGAGAGCTTCGTTATAACCATGCTCTTGGAATGCGTTACAGTAAGGTCtgtaaaatttagttttctaGTTCATATTCTTtcccttttttttgttcattcttCTCTTGTTGGCACCATTTTGCAGATTACAGAGCAGATATATGTTGGCTCATGTATACAAACAGAAGATGATGTAGAAAATTTGTCTGACGCAGTGAGTACTTCTTCATAAAAGTTGAGAAATTTGATTTCTATggtattgaaaaatattttgttttgattggtGAAGCTTTTTCTGCTTTAGGGAATTACTGCTATACTGAACTTCCAAGGTGGAACTGAAGCTCAAAACTGGGGAATTGATTCAAATAAAATCAACGATGCATGCCAGAAATCTGAAGTCTTAATGATCAACTATCCTATTAAGTATGCTAATTCATATTCCATTGAGGATTCTCaatgtgtgttttcttttcttagaGCGCTAGTCAGGTGTGAACAAGAATGATAATTAATAGTCTTGATCTTTTGGTTTGGTGCCCAGGGATGCAGATTCCTTTGATCTGAGGAAGAAACTACCACTTTGTGTTGGGCTTTTACTACGATTACTTAAAAAGAACCATCGTGTGTTTGTAACTTGTACCACTGGTTTTGACCGGTCGCCAGCTTGTGTGATTGCTTATCTACACTGGATGACAGATACCTCTCTTCATGCTGCTTATAGTTTCGTTACAGGATTGCACGCTTGCAAACCTGACAGGTGTTCGTTTATTCTTGATCATTCATTAGCCTACAGACCAAACCTCATTaactgatatttatttttatcacagACCTGCAATTGCTTGGGCAACATGGGATCTAATTGCAATGGTGGACGATGGCAAACATGATGAACCTCCAACACACGCTGTGACCTTTGTGTGGAATGGACATGAGGTGACTATTGCTTCACACGCTTTTATAATTTGTTGGTGCAGTAACCTCGTCTTGATCTGTAAGGTTTAACAACAACTCGAGTGGTCTATATGGTTTAAGTTGCACCTCGGTTTGCTCTGTGACAGGGGGAGGATGTATTGTTGGTTGGAGATTTCACTGGAAATTGGAAAGAACCGATAAAGGCAACGCACAAGGGCGGTCCACGTTTTGAAACAGAAGTTAGGCTTTCACAGGGAAA
The window above is part of the Brassica napus cultivar Da-Ae chromosome C3, Da-Ae, whole genome shotgun sequence genome. Proteins encoded here:
- the LOC106386103 gene encoding transcription factor MYB57 — translated: MTKTGRSGKDRITSQKEEEEGTVRKGPWTMEEDLILFNYIFNHGEGLWNSVAKASGLKRTGKSCRLRWLNYLRPDVRRGNITAEEQLLIIQLQAKLGNRWSKIAKHLPGRTDNEIKNFWRTKIQRHMKLSSSETMNTRHCLGSSQSSVMTTTDQGSSSKAFHMAESLKSTETVTTSYNVMEQSNDSYWSVEDL
- the LOC106388667 gene encoding phosphoglucan phosphatase LSF1, chloroplastic; translated protein: MALLQQISGFGALERSSPSLLIGSGNGNGRVYGGRGKVGFSRRKLVLKVVAMSSSSTFKMNLNEYMVTLEKPLGIRFALSADGKIFVHAIKKGSNAEKARIIMVGDTLKKASDSSSGGSLVEINDFGDTEKMLVERSGSFSLVLERPFSPFPIQYLVHLSDLDLLYNRGRVSFVTWNQNLLSSNLRAASQGSGNSGYAAFSSKFFTPHGWKLLTKNSNSFQSGGTHKNILSPPISPIVCVFSEQDSGDGEWGYGNFPLEEYIKALDRSKGELRYNHALGMRYSKITEQIYVGSCIQTEDDVENLSDAGITAILNFQGGTEAQNWGIDSNKINDACQKSEVLMINYPIKDADSFDLRKKLPLCVGLLLRLLKKNHRVFVTCTTGFDRSPACVIAYLHWMTDTSLHAAYSFVTGLHACKPDRPAIAWATWDLIAMVDDGKHDEPPTHAVTFVWNGHEGEDVLLVGDFTGNWKEPIKATHKGGPRFETEVRLSQGKYYYKYIINGDWRHSTTSPTERDDRGNTNNIIVVGDVANVRPTIQQPRKDANIIKVIERVLTESERFRLAKAARCIAFSVCPIRLCPK